The stretch of DNA TCCGCGCGAGACGGTGCTGGCGCTGTACGAGGCCGCGCAGGCGGTCAAGCCGACGCTGGTGATCGTCGACGAGGCCTACATCGAGTTCTCGCACCAGCCCTCGCTGCTGCCGCTGATCGAGGGCCGGCCGCTGCTGGTGGTCACCCGCACCATGTCCAAGGCCTTCGGCGCGGCCGGGCTGCGGCTCGGCTACCTGGCCGCCGACCCGGCCGTGGTGGACGCGGTGCAGCTGGTCCGGCTGCCGTACCACCTGTCCTCGGTCACCCAGGCGACCGCGCTGGCGGCGCTGGAGTTCACCGATGTCCTGCTGGGCTACGTCGAGCGGCTCAAGGCCGAACGCGACCGCATCGTCACCGAGCTGCGCGCGATGGGTCTTGAGGTCACCGACTCCGACGCCAACTTCGTCCAGTTCGGCGAGTTCCAGGACACGCACGCGGTCTGGCAGGCGATCCTCGACCGGGGCGTGCTGGTCCGCGACAACGGCGTCCCCGGCCGGCTCCGGGTCACCGCGGGCACCCCGGCGGAGAACGACGCCTTCCTCGACGCCGTCCGTGCAGTCATCAAGGAGATCTGAGTACATGTCCCGGATCGGGCGCGTCGAGCGCACCACCAAGGAGACCTCCGTCAAGGTCGAGATCGACCTCGACGGACGCGGCACGACCGACATCAGCACCGGCGTGGGCTTCTACGACCACATGCTGGACCAGCTCGGCCGGCACGGTCTCTTCGACCTCACCGTCAAGACCGACGGCGACCTGCACATCGACACCCACCACACCATCGAGGACACCGCCCTCGCCCTGGGCGCCGCCTTCAAGCAGGCGCTCGGCGACAAGGTCGGCATCTACCGCTTCGGCAACTGCACCGTGCCGCTGGACGAGTCCCTCGCCCAGGTCACCGTGGACCTCTCCGGCCGCCCGTACCTGGTGCACACCGAGCCGGAGGGCATGGCGCCGATGATCGGCGCCTACGACACCACGATGACCCGGCACATCCTGGAGTCCTTTGTGGCCCAGGCGCAGATCGCCCTGCACGTGCACGTACCGTATGGACGCAATGCCCACCACATTGTCGAGTGCCAGTTCAAGGCGCTCGCCCGGGCGCTG from Streptomyces sp. 846.5 encodes:
- a CDS encoding histidinol-phosphate transaminase, producing MSEMRMRIDDLPIRDELKGKSPYGAPQLDVPVLLNTNENPYPLPEDLVARIAERVAEAARNLNRYPDRDAVELREGLAAYLTGSTGFQVARENVWAANGSNEVLQQLLQTFGGPGRTALGFAPTYQMHDLIARGTGTHWTQGPRDDDFTIDLEVALAAIAVQRPDVLFVCSPNNPTGTAVPRETVLALYEAAQAVKPTLVIVDEAYIEFSHQPSLLPLIEGRPLLVVTRTMSKAFGAAGLRLGYLAADPAVVDAVQLVRLPYHLSSVTQATALAALEFTDVLLGYVERLKAERDRIVTELRAMGLEVTDSDANFVQFGEFQDTHAVWQAILDRGVLVRDNGVPGRLRVTAGTPAENDAFLDAVRAVIKEI
- the hisB gene encoding imidazoleglycerol-phosphate dehydratase HisB yields the protein MSRIGRVERTTKETSVKVEIDLDGRGTTDISTGVGFYDHMLDQLGRHGLFDLTVKTDGDLHIDTHHTIEDTALALGAAFKQALGDKVGIYRFGNCTVPLDESLAQVTVDLSGRPYLVHTEPEGMAPMIGAYDTTMTRHILESFVAQAQIALHVHVPYGRNAHHIVECQFKALARALRYASELDPRAAGILPSTKGAL